One genomic segment of Hordeum vulgare subsp. vulgare chromosome 2H, MorexV3_pseudomolecules_assembly, whole genome shotgun sequence includes these proteins:
- the LOC123425135 gene encoding putative pentatricopeptide repeat-containing protein At3g01580, translated as MKTGMAVRQSGNQVPRLAETFQATCFSAVSRQELPPMLFSAVRHGLKPRPRFPPPPAASPAKAPASPCGAHRRGSHADASHASLLLRLRSGPALAEARRLHAAVLVGGHRHGAVLSAQLVQVYARLGQTGHALRVLDGMPRRNSFAWNAAIKGLVDAGRFSEALETYRAMVDDGSVAADGFTYPPVIKACAVLGAVEQGRVIRDHVEAGVASGDATPNVFVQCALVNMFAKCGCLGEARSVFESMQEKDVVAWTAMIGGAVHAGDWLDAMCLFNRMRSEGFSADSVIIATVIPACGRVKELRAGTALHGCAVRCGVADDNCVSNALVDMYCKCGCLEMADYLFRSIYFKDVVSWSTLIAGYSQNGMYHMSVSLFTEMVAAGLKPNSNTMASILPSLSGLKLFRHGKEVHGFSLRYGLDQSKFLGSAFIDFYSRQGFLREAATVFELIPKKDLVIWNSVVAAYGVNGDTDSALCAFRALQKAGFKPDHVTVISALPVCNHHSRLIQGKALHAYVVRRYMSSICSVCNALIDMYCKCCCLEKGKDIFQLMTERDTATYNTLISSLGKHGHEDQAIMLFDQMKRDGIAPDKVTFVALLSCCSHAGLTEKGLHFYNSMLQDYNISPDKEHYSCVVDLYSRSGKLDDAWKFISSLREGTEIDVLGCLLAACRVHNRMDIAELVAERIFEKNPSDPGYHILLSNIYADAGMWSDVTKIRTIIEERSLKNKTGNSLI; from the coding sequence ATGAAAACTGGCATGGCAGTCCGTCAGTCAGGTAATCAGGTTCCACGCTTGGCTGAAACTTTTCAAGCGACTTGCTTCTCAGCCGTCAGCCGTCAGGAGCTCCCCCCGATGCTCTTCTCCGCCGTCAGGCACGGGCTCAAACCGCGGCCACGGTTccctcctcctcctgccgcctCGCCAGCGAAGGCTCCCGCTTCCCCTTGCGGCGCACACCGCCGCGGCTCTCACGCAGACGCCTCGCACGCGTCGCTGCTCCTCCGGCTGCGGTCGGGCCCCGCCCTCGCCGAGGCCCGGCGGCTGCACGCCGCTGTGCTCGTCGGCGGCCACCGCCACGGCGCGGTCCTCTCCGCTCAGCTGGTACAGGTGTATGCTAGGCTCGGGCAGACCGGGCACGCGCTTCGCGTGCTCGACGGAATGCCCAGGAGGAACTCCTTCGCGTGGAACGCCGCGATCAAGGGCCTCGTTGACGCGGGGCGCTTCTCCGAGGCGCTGGAGACGTACCGGGCGATGGTCGACGATGGCTCGGTTGCGGCGGATGGTTTCACGTACCCGCCCGTCATCAAGGCGTGTGCCGTGCTCGGAGCGGTTGAGCAGGGCCGGGTGATCAGAGATCACGTGGAGGCAGGCGTTGCCAGTGGCGACGCGACGCCCAACGTGTTCGTGCAGTGCGCGCTCGTCAACATGTTTGCCAAGTGTGGGTGCTTGGGCGAGGCGAGGAGTGTGTTCGAGAGCATGCAAGAAAAGGATGTGGTTGCATGGACTGCGATGATCGGAGGAGCCGTGCATGCAGGAGATTGGCTCGACGCGATGTGTTTGTTCAATAGGATGAGATCAGAAGGGTTCTCGGCTGATTCGGTGATCATTGCCACTGTCATCCCAGCATGTGGCAGGGTGAAAGAGTTGCGAGCTGGAACGGCATTGCATGGATGCGCGGTGAGATGTGGTGTTGCTGATGATAACTGTGTTTCCAATGCTCTGGTTGATATGTACTGCAAGTGTGGCTGCCTGGAGATGGCTGATTATCTGTTCCGTTCTATCTATTTCAAGGATGTTGTCTCTTGGAGTACATTGATTGCGGGGTATTCGCAGAACGGAATGTATCATATGAGTGTCAGTTTGTTTACTGAAATGGTTGCTGCAGGGTTAAAACCAAATTCCAATACCATGGCAAGTATACTTCCGAGtctttctggcctgaaattgttcAGGCATGGAAAAGAGGTCCATGGCTTCTCCTTGAGATATGGACTTGACCAGAGCAAGTTTCTAGGGAGCGCATTTATTGACTTCTACAGTAGACAAGGATTCCTAAGGGAGGCAGCAACTGTATTTGAGCTCATTCCAAAAAAAGATTTGGTTATATGGAATTCAGTGGTTGCAGCGTATGGCGTGAATGGGGATACAGATTCTGCACTGTGTGCATTTAGGGCGCTACAGAAAGCAGGATTTAAACCTGATCATGTGACTGTTATTTCAGCTCTTCCAGTATGCAATCACCATTCCAGGCTCATTCAGGGTAAGGCACTACATGCTTATGTCGTTAGGCGTTATATGAGTTCTATCTGCTCAGTCTGTAACGCGCTTATAGATATGTACTGCAAATGCTGTTGCCTAGAAAAGGGCAAAGATATTTTTCAGCTGATGACAGAGCGAGATACTGCTACATATAACACATTGATTTCTTCTTTGGGAAAGCATGGCCATGAAGATCAAGCCATAATGTTATTTGATCAGATGAAGAGAGATGGAATTGCTCCTGACAAAGTCACTTTTGTGGCTCTACTATCTTGTTGCAGTCATGCAGGCCTTACTGAGAAGGGCTTGCACTTTTACAACTCCATGTTACAAGACTACAACATTTCCCCAGATAAGGAGCATTACTcatgtgttgttgatctttacaGCAGATCTGGGAAACTTGACGATGCTTGGAAGTTCATTTCAAGTTTGAGGGAAGGGACAGAAATAGATGTTCTTGGATGCCTCTTGGCGGCTTGCAGGGTGCATAACAGAATGGACATTGCTGAGCTAGTTGCAGAAAGAATATTTGAAAAGAACCCCAGTGATCCTGGCTACCATATTTTGCTGTCCAATATATATGCTGATGCTGGAATGTGGTCTGACGTGACGAAGATCAGAACTATAATAGAAGAGAGGAGTTTGAAGAATAAAACAGGAAACAGTTTGATTTGA